Proteins encoded in a region of the Takifugu flavidus isolate HTHZ2018 chromosome 8, ASM371156v2, whole genome shotgun sequence genome:
- the LOC130529700 gene encoding probable G-protein coupled receptor 153 isoform X2, which translates to MVDEALTVKDDVINANTLAWLVCSGVSILANTWSILSVSAKQKKWKPLEFLICTLAGTHILNMAIPITMYCVITLRRRHSNYEWNEGLCKVFVSTFYTLTLVTCFSVTSLSYHRMWMVRWPVNYRLSNTKKQAVHTVMGIWMVSFILSTLPAVGWHDTIDRFYTSDCRFIVTEIGLGFGVCFLLLIGGSVAMGVICIGIALFQTFSIQAGHNADKNKFNVPTIVVEDAQGKRRSSIDGSEPLKTSLQITYLISGIVFIYDFLTGFPILVVSFASLKFDRSYNWMVLCVLWCSIAQSILLPMFLWACDRYRADIRMVWEKCVAIMSNDDVDEEGLPCITHHRFVRTEWNVPPTRRYSHDETDMRTSDRIPSYLQRWGSTEDMIASAHYSCTLPHHERRRNSLVSYHEESHYHHHRHHHHHPHRKRRRSEDSVHSLKHLPRVVCGGECYEDELRCFSRDEVINFIDETPLPSPRKSPRRTSTISLIPNVYEHHAVLLPHFALTDFEREPQALRRLSEHKRSNSRVNSPEGSPKPDRSGGRKSPGACGSGKQRWETGSPGRGQQRGRTGDRNGTGADADWEHQKRLSNAGSKGSTNSFVSTPSSLGYVTLHSDSVGSRT; encoded by the exons ATGGTGGATGAGGCGCTTACCGTGAAGGATGACGTCATCAACGCCAACACGCTGGCTTGGCTGGTCTGCTCGGGCGTGTCCATCCTGGCCAACACTTGGAGCATCCTCAGCGTCAGCGCCAAGCAGAAGAAGTGGAAGCCGCTGGAGTTCCTCATCTGCACCCTGGCGGGCACGCACATCCTCAACATGGCCATCCCCATCACCATGTACTGCGTGATCACGCTGCGGCGCCGGCACTCCAACTACGAGTGGAACGAAGGACTGTGCAAGGTGTTTGTCTCCACCTTCTACACCCTCACCTTGGTCACCTGCTTCTCGGTCACCTCGCTGTCTTATCACCGCATGTGGATGGTGCGCTGGCCAGTAAACTACCG GTTGAGCAACACCAAGAAGCAGGCGGTACACACGGTGATGGGGATCTGGATGGTGTCTTTCATCCTGTCCACGCTCCCGGCGGTGGGCTGGCACGACACCATAGACCGCTTCTACACCTCCGACTGCCGCTTCATCGTCACCGAGATCGGCCTGGGTTTCGGCGTGTGCTTTCTTCTGCTGATCGGGGGCAGCGTGGCCATGGGCGTCATCTGCATCGGCATCGCTCTCTTTCAGACCTTCTCCATCCAGGCGGGCCACAACGCCGACAAGAACAAATTCAACGTCCCCACCATCGTGGTGGAGGACGCCCAGGGGAAGCGCAGATCGTCCATCGACGGATCGGAGCCTCTGAAGACGTCGTTGCAGATCACGTACCTGATCAGCGGCATCGTCTTTATCTACGATTTCCTGACCGGTTTCCCCATACTG GTGGTGAGTTTCGCCAGTCTGAAGTTCGACCGCTCCTACAACTGGATGGTGCTGTGCGTGCTGTGGTGCTCCATCGCCCAGTCCATCCTGTTACCCATGTTCCTCTGGGCCTGCGACCGCTACCGGGCCGACATCCGCATGGTGTGGGAGAAGTGCGTCGCCATCATGTCCAACGACGACGTGGACGAGG AGGGCTTGCCATGTATAACTCATCACAGGT TTGTCAGAACAGAATGGAAC GTGCCTCCTACAAGAAGATACTCCCACGACGAAACGGATATGCGGACCAGCGACCGGATCCCATCCTATCTTCAACGATGGGGATCCACCGAGGACATGATAGCGAGTGCCCACTACAGCTGCACCTTGCCGCACCACGAGAGGCGCAGGAACAGCCTGGTCTCCTACCACGAGGAGAGCCACTATCACCATCAccgtcaccatcaccatcacccgcACCGCAAGCGGCGGCGCTCTGAGGACAGCGTGCACTCGCTCAAGCACCTGCCGCGCGTGGTCTGTGGCGGGGAGTGCTACGAGGACGAGCTGCGGTGCTTCAGCCGCGACGAGGTGATAAACTTTATAGACGAGACGCCGCTGCCGAGCCCCAGAAAGAGCCCGCGGCGCACATCCACCATCTCTCTGATCCCCAACGTTTATGAACATCACGCGGTCCTGCTCCCGCACTTCGCGCTCACCGACTTTGAGCGCGAGCCGCAGGCGCTCAGGCGACTGTCGGAACATAAAAGGAGCAACAGCCGGGTCAACTCACCCGAGGGGTCCCCCAAACCGGACAGGTCCGGAGGAAGGAAGAGCCCCGGGGCCTGCGGTTCGGGTAAACAGCGGTGGGAAACGGGCTCACCTGGACGCGGCCAGCAGAGGGGGAGGACGGGCGACAGAAACGGGACCGGTGCCGACGCTGACTGGGAGCACCAGAAGCGCCTGAGCAACGCCGGAAGTAAAGGAAGCACAAACAGTTTTGTAAGCACACCTTCCTCCCTGGGATATGTCACCCTACACTCGGATTCTGTCGGCTCCAGAACCTAA
- the LOC130529700 gene encoding probable G-protein coupled receptor 153 isoform X1, which produces MVDEALTVKDDVINANTLAWLVCSGVSILANTWSILSVSAKQKKWKPLEFLICTLAGTHILNMAIPITMYCVITLRRRHSNYEWNEGLCKVFVSTFYTLTLVTCFSVTSLSYHRMWMVRWPVNYRLSNTKKQAVHTVMGIWMVSFILSTLPAVGWHDTIDRFYTSDCRFIVTEIGLGFGVCFLLLIGGSVAMGVICIGIALFQTFSIQAGHNADKNKFNVPTIVVEDAQGKRRSSIDGSEPLKTSLQITYLISGIVFIYDFLTGFPILVVSFASLKFDRSYNWMVLCVLWCSIAQSILLPMFLWACDRYRADIRMVWEKCVAIMSNDDVDEENSQDGGIHADLIYDRPYDYSSAPEIMTVDRNAKYEFSTLERGVPQGYPLREQQEDKMQYLQVPPTRRYSHDETDMRTSDRIPSYLQRWGSTEDMIASAHYSCTLPHHERRRNSLVSYHEESHYHHHRHHHHHPHRKRRRSEDSVHSLKHLPRVVCGGECYEDELRCFSRDEVINFIDETPLPSPRKSPRRTSTISLIPNVYEHHAVLLPHFALTDFEREPQALRRLSEHKRSNSRVNSPEGSPKPDRSGGRKSPGACGSGKQRWETGSPGRGQQRGRTGDRNGTGADADWEHQKRLSNAGSKGSTNSFVSTPSSLGYVTLHSDSVGSRT; this is translated from the exons ATGGTGGATGAGGCGCTTACCGTGAAGGATGACGTCATCAACGCCAACACGCTGGCTTGGCTGGTCTGCTCGGGCGTGTCCATCCTGGCCAACACTTGGAGCATCCTCAGCGTCAGCGCCAAGCAGAAGAAGTGGAAGCCGCTGGAGTTCCTCATCTGCACCCTGGCGGGCACGCACATCCTCAACATGGCCATCCCCATCACCATGTACTGCGTGATCACGCTGCGGCGCCGGCACTCCAACTACGAGTGGAACGAAGGACTGTGCAAGGTGTTTGTCTCCACCTTCTACACCCTCACCTTGGTCACCTGCTTCTCGGTCACCTCGCTGTCTTATCACCGCATGTGGATGGTGCGCTGGCCAGTAAACTACCG GTTGAGCAACACCAAGAAGCAGGCGGTACACACGGTGATGGGGATCTGGATGGTGTCTTTCATCCTGTCCACGCTCCCGGCGGTGGGCTGGCACGACACCATAGACCGCTTCTACACCTCCGACTGCCGCTTCATCGTCACCGAGATCGGCCTGGGTTTCGGCGTGTGCTTTCTTCTGCTGATCGGGGGCAGCGTGGCCATGGGCGTCATCTGCATCGGCATCGCTCTCTTTCAGACCTTCTCCATCCAGGCGGGCCACAACGCCGACAAGAACAAATTCAACGTCCCCACCATCGTGGTGGAGGACGCCCAGGGGAAGCGCAGATCGTCCATCGACGGATCGGAGCCTCTGAAGACGTCGTTGCAGATCACGTACCTGATCAGCGGCATCGTCTTTATCTACGATTTCCTGACCGGTTTCCCCATACTG GTGGTGAGTTTCGCCAGTCTGAAGTTCGACCGCTCCTACAACTGGATGGTGCTGTGCGTGCTGTGGTGCTCCATCGCCCAGTCCATCCTGTTACCCATGTTCCTCTGGGCCTGCGACCGCTACCGGGCCGACATCCGCATGGTGTGGGAGAAGTGCGTCGCCATCATGTCCAACGACGACGTGGACGAGG AAAACAGCCAAGATGGAGGAATTCATGCCGACTTAATATATGACAGACCATATGACTATAGCTCGGCGCCTGAAATCATGACGGTAGACCGTAATGCCAAGTATGAGTTCTCAACCTTAGAAAGGGGGGTTCCACAAGGTTATCCATTGAGGGAACAACAGGAAGATAAAATGCAGTATTTGCAG GTGCCTCCTACAAGAAGATACTCCCACGACGAAACGGATATGCGGACCAGCGACCGGATCCCATCCTATCTTCAACGATGGGGATCCACCGAGGACATGATAGCGAGTGCCCACTACAGCTGCACCTTGCCGCACCACGAGAGGCGCAGGAACAGCCTGGTCTCCTACCACGAGGAGAGCCACTATCACCATCAccgtcaccatcaccatcacccgcACCGCAAGCGGCGGCGCTCTGAGGACAGCGTGCACTCGCTCAAGCACCTGCCGCGCGTGGTCTGTGGCGGGGAGTGCTACGAGGACGAGCTGCGGTGCTTCAGCCGCGACGAGGTGATAAACTTTATAGACGAGACGCCGCTGCCGAGCCCCAGAAAGAGCCCGCGGCGCACATCCACCATCTCTCTGATCCCCAACGTTTATGAACATCACGCGGTCCTGCTCCCGCACTTCGCGCTCACCGACTTTGAGCGCGAGCCGCAGGCGCTCAGGCGACTGTCGGAACATAAAAGGAGCAACAGCCGGGTCAACTCACCCGAGGGGTCCCCCAAACCGGACAGGTCCGGAGGAAGGAAGAGCCCCGGGGCCTGCGGTTCGGGTAAACAGCGGTGGGAAACGGGCTCACCTGGACGCGGCCAGCAGAGGGGGAGGACGGGCGACAGAAACGGGACCGGTGCCGACGCTGACTGGGAGCACCAGAAGCGCCTGAGCAACGCCGGAAGTAAAGGAAGCACAAACAGTTTTGTAAGCACACCTTCCTCCCTGGGATATGTCACCCTACACTCGGATTCTGTCGGCTCCAGAACCTAA
- the LOC130529700 gene encoding probable G-protein coupled receptor 153 isoform X3 yields the protein MVDEALTVKDDVINANTLAWLVCSGVSILANTWSILSVSAKQKKWKPLEFLICTLAGTHILNMAIPITMYCVITLRRRHSNYEWNEGLCKVFVSTFYTLTLVTCFSVTSLSYHRMWMVRWPVNYRLSNTKKQAVHTVMGIWMVSFILSTLPAVGWHDTIDRFYTSDCRFIVTEIGLGFGVCFLLLIGGSVAMGVICIGIALFQTFSIQAGHNADKNKFNVPTIVVEDAQGKRRSSIDGSEPLKTSLQITYLISGIVFIYDFLTGFPILVVSFASLKFDRSYNWMVLCVLWCSIAQSILLPMFLWACDRYRADIRMVWEKCVAIMSNDDVDEVVRTEWNVPPTRRYSHDETDMRTSDRIPSYLQRWGSTEDMIASAHYSCTLPHHERRRNSLVSYHEESHYHHHRHHHHHPHRKRRRSEDSVHSLKHLPRVVCGGECYEDELRCFSRDEVINFIDETPLPSPRKSPRRTSTISLIPNVYEHHAVLLPHFALTDFEREPQALRRLSEHKRSNSRVNSPEGSPKPDRSGGRKSPGACGSGKQRWETGSPGRGQQRGRTGDRNGTGADADWEHQKRLSNAGSKGSTNSFVSTPSSLGYVTLHSDSVGSRT from the exons ATGGTGGATGAGGCGCTTACCGTGAAGGATGACGTCATCAACGCCAACACGCTGGCTTGGCTGGTCTGCTCGGGCGTGTCCATCCTGGCCAACACTTGGAGCATCCTCAGCGTCAGCGCCAAGCAGAAGAAGTGGAAGCCGCTGGAGTTCCTCATCTGCACCCTGGCGGGCACGCACATCCTCAACATGGCCATCCCCATCACCATGTACTGCGTGATCACGCTGCGGCGCCGGCACTCCAACTACGAGTGGAACGAAGGACTGTGCAAGGTGTTTGTCTCCACCTTCTACACCCTCACCTTGGTCACCTGCTTCTCGGTCACCTCGCTGTCTTATCACCGCATGTGGATGGTGCGCTGGCCAGTAAACTACCG GTTGAGCAACACCAAGAAGCAGGCGGTACACACGGTGATGGGGATCTGGATGGTGTCTTTCATCCTGTCCACGCTCCCGGCGGTGGGCTGGCACGACACCATAGACCGCTTCTACACCTCCGACTGCCGCTTCATCGTCACCGAGATCGGCCTGGGTTTCGGCGTGTGCTTTCTTCTGCTGATCGGGGGCAGCGTGGCCATGGGCGTCATCTGCATCGGCATCGCTCTCTTTCAGACCTTCTCCATCCAGGCGGGCCACAACGCCGACAAGAACAAATTCAACGTCCCCACCATCGTGGTGGAGGACGCCCAGGGGAAGCGCAGATCGTCCATCGACGGATCGGAGCCTCTGAAGACGTCGTTGCAGATCACGTACCTGATCAGCGGCATCGTCTTTATCTACGATTTCCTGACCGGTTTCCCCATACTG GTGGTGAGTTTCGCCAGTCTGAAGTTCGACCGCTCCTACAACTGGATGGTGCTGTGCGTGCTGTGGTGCTCCATCGCCCAGTCCATCCTGTTACCCATGTTCCTCTGGGCCTGCGACCGCTACCGGGCCGACATCCGCATGGTGTGGGAGAAGTGCGTCGCCATCATGTCCAACGACGACGTGGACGAGG TTGTCAGAACAGAATGGAAC GTGCCTCCTACAAGAAGATACTCCCACGACGAAACGGATATGCGGACCAGCGACCGGATCCCATCCTATCTTCAACGATGGGGATCCACCGAGGACATGATAGCGAGTGCCCACTACAGCTGCACCTTGCCGCACCACGAGAGGCGCAGGAACAGCCTGGTCTCCTACCACGAGGAGAGCCACTATCACCATCAccgtcaccatcaccatcacccgcACCGCAAGCGGCGGCGCTCTGAGGACAGCGTGCACTCGCTCAAGCACCTGCCGCGCGTGGTCTGTGGCGGGGAGTGCTACGAGGACGAGCTGCGGTGCTTCAGCCGCGACGAGGTGATAAACTTTATAGACGAGACGCCGCTGCCGAGCCCCAGAAAGAGCCCGCGGCGCACATCCACCATCTCTCTGATCCCCAACGTTTATGAACATCACGCGGTCCTGCTCCCGCACTTCGCGCTCACCGACTTTGAGCGCGAGCCGCAGGCGCTCAGGCGACTGTCGGAACATAAAAGGAGCAACAGCCGGGTCAACTCACCCGAGGGGTCCCCCAAACCGGACAGGTCCGGAGGAAGGAAGAGCCCCGGGGCCTGCGGTTCGGGTAAACAGCGGTGGGAAACGGGCTCACCTGGACGCGGCCAGCAGAGGGGGAGGACGGGCGACAGAAACGGGACCGGTGCCGACGCTGACTGGGAGCACCAGAAGCGCCTGAGCAACGCCGGAAGTAAAGGAAGCACAAACAGTTTTGTAAGCACACCTTCCTCCCTGGGATATGTCACCCTACACTCGGATTCTGTCGGCTCCAGAACCTAA
- the LOC130529700 gene encoding probable G-protein coupled receptor 153 isoform X4 has translation MVDEALTVKDDVINANTLAWLVCSGVSILANTWSILSVSAKQKKWKPLEFLICTLAGTHILNMAIPITMYCVITLRRRHSNYEWNEGLCKVFVSTFYTLTLVTCFSVTSLSYHRMWMVRWPVNYRLSNTKKQAVHTVMGIWMVSFILSTLPAVGWHDTIDRFYTSDCRFIVTEIGLGFGVCFLLLIGGSVAMGVICIGIALFQTFSIQAGHNADKNKFNVPTIVVEDAQGKRRSSIDGSEPLKTSLQITYLISGIVFIYDFLTGFPILVPPTRRYSHDETDMRTSDRIPSYLQRWGSTEDMIASAHYSCTLPHHERRRNSLVSYHEESHYHHHRHHHHHPHRKRRRSEDSVHSLKHLPRVVCGGECYEDELRCFSRDEVINFIDETPLPSPRKSPRRTSTISLIPNVYEHHAVLLPHFALTDFEREPQALRRLSEHKRSNSRVNSPEGSPKPDRSGGRKSPGACGSGKQRWETGSPGRGQQRGRTGDRNGTGADADWEHQKRLSNAGSKGSTNSFVSTPSSLGYVTLHSDSVGSRT, from the exons ATGGTGGATGAGGCGCTTACCGTGAAGGATGACGTCATCAACGCCAACACGCTGGCTTGGCTGGTCTGCTCGGGCGTGTCCATCCTGGCCAACACTTGGAGCATCCTCAGCGTCAGCGCCAAGCAGAAGAAGTGGAAGCCGCTGGAGTTCCTCATCTGCACCCTGGCGGGCACGCACATCCTCAACATGGCCATCCCCATCACCATGTACTGCGTGATCACGCTGCGGCGCCGGCACTCCAACTACGAGTGGAACGAAGGACTGTGCAAGGTGTTTGTCTCCACCTTCTACACCCTCACCTTGGTCACCTGCTTCTCGGTCACCTCGCTGTCTTATCACCGCATGTGGATGGTGCGCTGGCCAGTAAACTACCG GTTGAGCAACACCAAGAAGCAGGCGGTACACACGGTGATGGGGATCTGGATGGTGTCTTTCATCCTGTCCACGCTCCCGGCGGTGGGCTGGCACGACACCATAGACCGCTTCTACACCTCCGACTGCCGCTTCATCGTCACCGAGATCGGCCTGGGTTTCGGCGTGTGCTTTCTTCTGCTGATCGGGGGCAGCGTGGCCATGGGCGTCATCTGCATCGGCATCGCTCTCTTTCAGACCTTCTCCATCCAGGCGGGCCACAACGCCGACAAGAACAAATTCAACGTCCCCACCATCGTGGTGGAGGACGCCCAGGGGAAGCGCAGATCGTCCATCGACGGATCGGAGCCTCTGAAGACGTCGTTGCAGATCACGTACCTGATCAGCGGCATCGTCTTTATCTACGATTTCCTGACCGGTTTCCCCATACTG GTGCCTCCTACAAGAAGATACTCCCACGACGAAACGGATATGCGGACCAGCGACCGGATCCCATCCTATCTTCAACGATGGGGATCCACCGAGGACATGATAGCGAGTGCCCACTACAGCTGCACCTTGCCGCACCACGAGAGGCGCAGGAACAGCCTGGTCTCCTACCACGAGGAGAGCCACTATCACCATCAccgtcaccatcaccatcacccgcACCGCAAGCGGCGGCGCTCTGAGGACAGCGTGCACTCGCTCAAGCACCTGCCGCGCGTGGTCTGTGGCGGGGAGTGCTACGAGGACGAGCTGCGGTGCTTCAGCCGCGACGAGGTGATAAACTTTATAGACGAGACGCCGCTGCCGAGCCCCAGAAAGAGCCCGCGGCGCACATCCACCATCTCTCTGATCCCCAACGTTTATGAACATCACGCGGTCCTGCTCCCGCACTTCGCGCTCACCGACTTTGAGCGCGAGCCGCAGGCGCTCAGGCGACTGTCGGAACATAAAAGGAGCAACAGCCGGGTCAACTCACCCGAGGGGTCCCCCAAACCGGACAGGTCCGGAGGAAGGAAGAGCCCCGGGGCCTGCGGTTCGGGTAAACAGCGGTGGGAAACGGGCTCACCTGGACGCGGCCAGCAGAGGGGGAGGACGGGCGACAGAAACGGGACCGGTGCCGACGCTGACTGGGAGCACCAGAAGCGCCTGAGCAACGCCGGAAGTAAAGGAAGCACAAACAGTTTTGTAAGCACACCTTCCTCCCTGGGATATGTCACCCTACACTCGGATTCTGTCGGCTCCAGAACCTAA